A genome region from Rhodopseudomonas boonkerdii includes the following:
- a CDS encoding sigma-70 family RNA polymerase sigma factor, whose product MNAFRDGVESMIPALRRYARALARDTDIADDLVQDTLVRALRSEKLFIGGDLRSWLYTILTNLNRNRRRSLARKPVFTELFDTNADASGTEAEGRDISRALAALVEEQRSVLLLVMLEGLSYREVADIQGVPIGTVMSRLARARAHVKAYLDGERPALRAVK is encoded by the coding sequence ATGAACGCGTTCCGCGACGGCGTGGAGAGCATGATTCCGGCGCTGCGGCGTTATGCCCGCGCGCTGGCACGCGACACAGACATTGCCGACGACCTCGTGCAGGACACGCTTGTGCGCGCGCTGCGCTCCGAAAAGCTGTTCATCGGCGGCGACCTGCGCAGCTGGCTCTATACGATCCTGACCAATCTGAACCGCAACCGCCGCCGCTCGCTGGCGCGCAAGCCTGTGTTCACCGAGCTGTTCGACACCAATGCGGATGCGTCAGGCACCGAAGCCGAGGGGCGCGATATTTCGCGCGCTCTTGCTGCCTTGGTCGAGGAGCAGCGCTCGGTGCTGCTGCTCGTGATGCTGGAGGGACTGAGCTATCGTGAGGTCGCCGACATCCAGGGTGTGCCGATCGGCACCGTGATGTCGCGCCTCGCCCGTGCCCGTGCCCATGTCAAAGCCTATCTCGACGGCGAGCGCCCGGCGCTCCGCGCGGTCAAGTGA
- a CDS encoding anti-sigma factor family protein, protein MTTPNIPVTEDELHAFIDDELPAERRADVEAWLAAHPDDAERVRSWRSMADLLHARYDAVADEPVPQRLELERLTRQSQTRPWLYSAVAAALVAFVAGGSVGWLARGTSASSPSFRTFALDALDAHRTYVVEVRHPVEVAGDERAHLQQWLSKRVGYAVKAPDLESSGLKLVGGRLLPGPDAPAAFFMYETASGERFTLYTSRAKTDTTSMRYASQDKDGAMFWADKGVGYVVSGTSDKERLNTVARAIYDQTEKLGG, encoded by the coding sequence ATGACGACCCCGAACATTCCCGTCACCGAAGATGAACTGCACGCTTTCATCGACGACGAATTGCCGGCCGAACGTCGCGCCGATGTGGAAGCCTGGCTCGCGGCACACCCCGACGATGCCGAGCGCGTGCGCTCCTGGCGCAGCATGGCCGATCTCCTGCACGCACGTTACGATGCGGTAGCCGACGAGCCGGTGCCGCAGCGACTCGAGCTCGAGCGCCTGACCCGGCAGTCGCAAACACGGCCATGGCTCTATAGCGCCGTCGCTGCAGCGCTGGTCGCCTTCGTCGCCGGCGGCAGCGTCGGCTGGCTGGCGCGCGGCACATCCGCCTCGTCGCCGAGCTTTCGGACCTTCGCGCTCGATGCGCTCGATGCCCATCGCACCTATGTGGTGGAAGTCCGCCATCCCGTCGAGGTCGCGGGCGACGAGCGCGCGCATCTGCAGCAGTGGCTGTCCAAGCGCGTCGGCTACGCCGTCAAGGCACCGGATCTGGAGAGCAGCGGCTTGAAGCTGGTCGGCGGACGCTTGCTGCCTGGTCCCGACGCCCCGGCGGCGTTCTTCATGTACGAGACCGCCAGCGGCGAGCGCTTCACACTTTATACGTCGCGCGCCAAAACCGACACGACCTCGATGCGCTACGCCTCGCAGGACAAGGACGGCGCCATGTTCTGGGCCGACAAGGGCGTCGGTTATGTGGTGTCAGGCACGTCCGACAAGGAGCGCCTGAACACCGTAGCGCGGGCGATCTACGATCAGACGGAGAAGCTGGGCGGATAG
- a CDS encoding DnaJ C-terminal domain-containing protein — protein MRDPYEVLGVQRGASAAAIKSAFRKLAKKHHPDANKNDPKAAERFSEVNAANEILGDEDKRKQFDRGEIDAEGKPRFQGFPGGGRGGARGAGFEHAFRGGQQGFGAGGAAGFEDILNSMFGGAAARGARAGAQSFEFESGGFGGGSAYGGGIPDLDINVAMTVTLEESVKGAEKRVRLPSGKELNVKVPAGVTNGQQIRLRGQGETAPGHRPGDLMITVTIAPHSTFKIDGSDLRVDLPITLYEAVLGAKVRAPTLTGAVELSIPKNTSSGRTFRLKGKGLPKADGAGDLYFTTRIMLPDGNDAELEALMEKWQSGHPYNPRSEM, from the coding sequence ATGCGCGACCCCTATGAGGTCTTGGGGGTGCAGCGGGGCGCCAGTGCTGCGGCGATCAAGAGTGCGTTTCGCAAGCTCGCCAAGAAGCATCATCCCGACGCCAACAAGAACGATCCGAAAGCCGCCGAGCGGTTTTCGGAAGTGAACGCGGCCAATGAAATCCTTGGCGACGAGGACAAGCGCAAGCAGTTTGACCGCGGTGAGATCGACGCCGAAGGCAAGCCGCGTTTCCAGGGCTTCCCGGGCGGCGGACGTGGCGGCGCGCGCGGTGCCGGTTTCGAGCACGCCTTCCGCGGCGGCCAGCAGGGCTTTGGCGCCGGCGGCGCCGCCGGCTTCGAGGATATCCTGAACAGCATGTTCGGCGGCGCGGCCGCTCGCGGCGCCCGTGCCGGTGCGCAGTCGTTCGAATTCGAGAGCGGTGGCTTCGGCGGCGGCAGCGCCTATGGTGGCGGCATCCCCGATCTCGACATCAATGTCGCCATGACCGTGACTCTCGAGGAGTCCGTCAAGGGTGCCGAAAAGCGCGTGCGCCTGCCATCCGGCAAGGAGCTGAACGTCAAGGTGCCGGCCGGCGTCACCAACGGCCAGCAGATCCGCCTGCGCGGGCAGGGCGAGACCGCCCCCGGCCACCGCCCCGGCGATCTGATGATCACCGTGACCATCGCTCCTCATTCGACCTTCAAGATCGACGGCAGCGACCTGCGCGTCGACCTGCCGATCACGCTCTATGAAGCCGTGCTCGGCGCGAAAGTGCGTGCGCCGACGCTGACAGGCGCGGTCGAATTGTCGATCCCGAAGAATACGTCGAGCGGCCGCACGTTTCGCCTGAAGGGCAAGGGCTTGCCGAAAGCCGACGGTGCCGGCGATCTCTATTTCACCACCCGCATCATGCTTCCCGACGGCAACGACGCGGAGCTGGAAGCGCTGATGGAGAAGTGGCAGAGCGGACACCCGTATAATCCGCGGAGTGAGATGTAA
- a CDS encoding RT0821/Lpp0805 family surface protein produces MTAILIGTGLGGCSVMRDNDGPFARMDGGDVTGSITPGSMSPTAQSASYDPTEADLALARNAASDVLTRGSKDSSQPWENPVTGARGSVTPLSNAYVAEGKTCRDFLASYVNGTTESWMQGAACKGERGRWDVRTLVPWKRS; encoded by the coding sequence TTGACAGCTATTCTCATCGGTACGGGCCTTGGCGGTTGCAGCGTCATGCGGGACAATGACGGCCCGTTCGCCAGGATGGACGGCGGCGACGTGACCGGCTCGATCACGCCCGGTTCTATGTCACCCACGGCGCAGTCGGCGAGTTACGACCCGACCGAGGCCGATCTGGCGCTCGCCCGCAACGCCGCCAGTGATGTGCTCACGCGCGGCAGCAAGGATTCCAGCCAGCCATGGGAAAATCCGGTGACCGGTGCCCGCGGCTCGGTCACGCCGCTGTCCAATGCCTATGTCGCCGAGGGCAAGACCTGCCGTGACTTTCTCGCCTCCTATGTCAACGGCACCACCGAAAGCTGGATGCAAGGTGCGGCGTGTAAAGGCGAGCGCGGACGCTGGGACGTGCGGACTCTGGTGCCGTGGAAGCGAAGCTGA
- the pdxH gene encoding pyridoxamine 5'-phosphate oxidase has protein sequence MTDTTPSMKHPTPLTSGDFTAAEEPFALFSEWFNEAKTSEPNDPNAMALATVDADGLPDVRMVLMKGYDADGFVFYSHIASQKGQELAGNPKAALLFHWKSLRRQIRVRGPVTPVTDAEADEYFATRPKQAQIGAWASKQSQPLESRFAFEQAIAKEGAKYLIGNVPRPPGWSGWRIIPQRIEFWHDRPFRLHDRIEFRRDAAGSAWSKVRMYP, from the coding sequence ATGACCGACACGACCCCCTCCATGAAACACCCAACTCCGTTAACGTCCGGTGATTTTACGGCGGCAGAGGAACCGTTTGCGCTGTTTTCCGAATGGTTTAACGAAGCCAAGACGTCCGAGCCGAACGATCCCAACGCCATGGCGCTGGCGACCGTCGATGCCGACGGCCTGCCCGATGTGCGCATGGTGCTGATGAAGGGCTATGACGCCGACGGTTTCGTCTTCTACAGCCATATCGCCAGCCAGAAGGGCCAGGAACTCGCCGGCAATCCCAAGGCCGCGCTGCTGTTTCACTGGAAATCGCTGCGCCGGCAGATTCGTGTTCGCGGGCCGGTGACGCCTGTGACCGATGCCGAAGCCGACGAATATTTCGCCACCCGTCCGAAACAGGCGCAGATCGGTGCGTGGGCCAGCAAGCAGTCGCAGCCGCTGGAGAGCCGCTTCGCCTTCGAGCAGGCCATCGCCAAAGAGGGCGCGAAATATCTGATCGGCAATGTTCCGCGCCCGCCAGGCTGGAGCGGCTGGCGCATCATTCCGCAGAGGATCGAGTTCTGGCACGACCGCCCGTTCCGCCTGCATGACCGTATCGAATTCCGCCGCGATGCCGCCGGCAGCGCCTGGAGCAAAGTGAGGATGTATCCGTGA
- a CDS encoding SDR family NAD(P)-dependent oxidoreductase — protein sequence MLLTGASRGIGHATVMRFSSAGWRVLTCSRHPFPEVCPWDAGPEDHIQVDLADHDDTARAIDDIKERLNGGTLHALVNNAAISPKAEGGKRMGSIDTDVDTWTHVFNVNFFAPIMMARGLIEQLKAAKGSVVNVTSIAGSRVHPFAGAAYATSKAALAALTREMASDFGPLGVRVNAIAPGEIDTSILSPGTQAIVDHQIPMHRLGTPDEVAKIIYVLCTETSSYVNGAEIHINGGQHV from the coding sequence ATGCTCCTGACCGGCGCAAGCCGCGGCATCGGCCATGCTACCGTGATGCGCTTTTCCAGCGCCGGCTGGCGCGTGCTCACCTGTTCGCGGCATCCATTTCCTGAAGTCTGTCCATGGGACGCAGGTCCCGAAGACCACATCCAGGTCGATCTCGCCGACCATGACGACACCGCCCGCGCCATCGACGACATCAAGGAGCGCCTGAACGGCGGCACGCTGCACGCGCTGGTGAACAATGCTGCGATCTCGCCGAAGGCCGAAGGCGGCAAGCGCATGGGCTCGATCGACACCGATGTCGATACCTGGACCCATGTGTTCAACGTGAACTTCTTCGCACCGATCATGATGGCGCGCGGGCTGATCGAACAGCTCAAGGCCGCCAAAGGCTCGGTAGTGAACGTCACCTCCATCGCCGGCTCGCGCGTGCATCCCTTTGCCGGCGCCGCCTATGCCACATCGAAGGCCGCGCTCGCGGCGCTGACGCGCGAGATGGCATCGGATTTCGGCCCACTCGGGGTGCGCGTCAATGCGATCGCGCCGGGCGAGATCGACACCTCGATCCTGTCGCCGGGAACGCAGGCCATCGTCGATCACCAGATTCCGATGCATCGCCTGGGCACGCCGGACGAAGTCGCCAAGATCATCTATGTGCTGTGCACGGAGACGAGCTCATACGTGAACGGCGCCGAAATCCACATCAATGGCGGCCAGCACGTCTGA